The following nucleotide sequence is from Euleptes europaea isolate rEulEur1 chromosome 3, rEulEur1.hap1, whole genome shotgun sequence.
CaaagtcgggggtggggggtcatgATCCAGCCCTGATAAGAGGCTGGCTAAGTATCATTCCCCCACCACCAAGTTGCTTgggggcatgggggtgggggtctggcTATTGGTCAAGACAGGCTGTAGAACAGAAACGTAATGCTTCAAATCACCTctctgccctccctccccagagcCAAAGGTAGTTTGAAAGAGGAAGCTCTGCCCGGGGTGCGTCCCTCCCTCTGCCCTCTTGCTGAATACCTCTGGCAGATTTCCAAAAACTATGGGGCCAGCGGTGACCCCAGGACTCTGGAAGTGCGAGTCCACACGGGCGGAAGCGAAGCTTCTCGCAAACCACGTCCATCTCTTTGAAAGCCCGCAGTTGGTCTCCAGCCTAGTCCGCTGGTAAACCCACGCTTCGGTCCAGCTGCGGGGAGCTTTAAAACCCAGGGATGCAGCAAGGTGTGCGGGCATCTCACAGCACGGCACGCCCCCTCCAAAGTAAGACAAATAAGACGGCCAGGCAAACCCTTTTCGCTACAAAACAGCCCGCCACAGCCCAAAAGGTCTCCATTATTCATCCCCTCTGATGCGAGGCGCCCTCTTGCGCCATGCTCTTGTGCCCGCCACTGCTGGAGTCCCAGCCCAGCCCACTCAGCCGGTGGTGACCTTGCAGCTTCACCTTTGCCCCTTGGGGCTTCTAGAACATCTTAGCCACACAGTGGCGCCCgtccttccacccccccccccattaagtaGCACTTGGGTGTTTGGCCTGAGAAAATTTAGCCCCATATGATCTCCGTTAGACTGGGAGCCACTCTGAACCAGTCCAAACATTCACAACTGTTCCATCAAACAGAATAGAGAGCGCAATGTTCAGTTCTAAGGGTCTCCATTCACTGTGTCGTTCCTTTGGAAAATCTTTTATCCCTTGGGTCCGTTTCTCTCATCCTCCCTGTCGTGCAAAAAGGTTTTGGCAGGGGAGCGGTCCTTCCGGTTGCCAGCggtttcttttctcccttccaaACGCGACCCAGTTTGCAGATCGACACATTTGCGCAAAGGAGGTTTGCTCCAACTTCTTTCTcggatacattttaaaaaatgttttgcaagCTGGAGGATTCTCCGCCGAAATCCCACTGGAGGAGTTCctttgctgaatgctttttttccTTGGAAAGCAGAACCTCAGCAGCTGATGTCCACCTGGCGACGATTCTCATTGCCCCGTTGCCGATTCCCCATCTCAGGACTGCCACGCATTTTCCTTGCCCCCCACCCTCAACAGCCATTCTTCTCCTGTGCCATCTAAGGAGGGGTATTTCaaggagtgttttttttaaaaagaggtagcATTGCTATTACCAGTTTTTAAACTACTCCCCAGAAgtggggatgggggtggtggtTATGGGGGATGGAACAGGGGAAATTGTACCAATGTGGGCAGAACCAGGAAAGATCTGGACTTAcctatcctcacagcaaccagcCTGGCTTGGCTGCAATCGTTCTGAAAAGATGGCTCTAAaccaaatggggggagggggggaaaccatctGCTTCCCAGCAAAATCCAGGACAGGCCAAACAGCTGATATGGAAGCCACCCTAGATGTTGGGGCAGATTTGAAAAGGCCAGTGGAAGGGCCAGTAGGCATCACCCACGGCCCTCCCTGGAAAACCTCTACTTTCCCACTGGGACAAAGAGGGGTGTGGATCGGACATTTGCAATCACCTATCCctcaagcttttaaaaagaagaagaacttctctaccacttaaggaagaatcagactggctcacaatctccttcccttcccctccccacaacagacaccctgtgaggtaggagaggctgagagagctctaagagagctgtgactagcccaaggtcacccagctggcttcatgtgggggagtggggaatcaagcccggttctccagatcagagtccaccgctccaaaccaccactcttaactactacaccccgctggctctcctacTGTCACTCCTATGGTCCTTAAGCAACTGTGGGTATTTAGAAATCCCTGTCAACTGATTTTGAGCCCTCCGCCTCCAGCTTTCGTAGCTGGAAGATGGAGGCAAGCGCAGGCCGGAGGCAGGGGGTCTCTGCAAGACCACCCCGCAAAGGTGACCTTTGCCTCTCTGTTCCAGACTCGAAAGAGGGAAGCGACCCAGCCACATGTGGTATGGGAGTTCAGCTTGCCCTTTACAATaaagtaaaaagaagaagagtcgaGGATTTCCAAAGGGGTCTTGGGGGAATGGCCCCGCAATGCTGTGCCAGGCTTTGGTGGAAGGGCTGGTATGAGGGTtgagggcaggggtccccaatgtggttccCATGGCAAGGGCTTTTAGAAAATGGGAGGGGTTaggtggggcatttgcccagcagggcttccgatTGTGCCGATCAAAAGGCATCCTgtcaaacagagcttctgcctgggtCCTCTTGTGGGAGCCACTTTGTGGCTTCACCCACCACCCTGTCTCAGCATCCTAAAGGTGCTCACAAgcacaaaaagtttggggacccctgctccaagGAATGCCGCATGACGGCTTGGGGGGGATCAGTCATTTCCCCATCATAACCAAGGCAGACTCGACAGGAAAAGGAAACAGTCCCGGGCTAAACAACTCTTTTAACAAGTGGGAACTTGCAgggatgtgcgtgtgtgtgtcccccccgccccaagaaaGCCTCCCAAGTAATGAGAAGACTCTTGCCAGATGTCTGCAACTACCTAGAGATTTCCAAAGTCCTCTGCATATAGACCAGGTGAAGGAGGCCCTCACGGCTGGCCCCCACCCACGGGGATTCATACATTCGCCCTGCAGAAGTAGTTTCTTCGCCCCCTGGAAGTACCCAtgaagcactagggttgccaacccccaggcggGACCTGGATATCTTCTAGAATCAGAACTGAcccccagatcagttcccctggagaaaaggaggcgGACTCCGTGGCatcacaccctgctgaggtcccgcccctctgcaaaccccaccctctccaggctccgcccccagaatctccaggtatttcccaacctgtcgTTGGTAACCCTATGGAGCAACCCAGGTCTCCACGCCATGGCAGGACAGCCAGGCAGCTGGCACGTTACCATTTCATAAATGACTGTCACAGACCCCCTTCCTGCCCAAGAGTATAAGGCAACGGGCCATTGGCGATCCGATTCAATCACTTGAGAAATGtcagggttttaaaaattaaaacatcttATTATGTTTGATAGTCCATaacgacagaagttggtttctccctagggttgccaggtccctctttgggaggtttttggggtggagcctgagggcgggttttggggaggggagggacttcaataccaatgagtccaattgccaaagtggccattttctccaggtgaactgacctctgtcgctggagatcagttgtaatagcagatctccagctagtacctggaaggtggcaacTCTATTTCTCCCCTATACATGGAAGGGAAGAAACTCTGGGAATACTAATAAGCTGGAGAGAGACCAGTTTAGAGAGAGCCGAGAATGGTATGCGAGAGGTTTCACTTCCCTCTTGAGTCTCTGGTCGAATAGGTTTTGCAAGTTTCTAAAACAATACAAAACCTACAGAACCTGTTAATCCCGGGCAAAAGCTGGATTTGCGTATCCACAGCTAGCAGCCGTCCTGCTTTCCAAGCATCTTCCACTCCCCAGAAAAAGCTACTGCCCATCTCCCTTGTCGGGCGCTTCCATCCCTGCTCCCTTAAAATGCTCCATCAGTCGTCAGAGATCGAGAGGCGGCTGAAGATGGGGAGCCGCCGGCCCGAGGGCCCCAGGCCTGGGGATGCCGAGCCGCTGCTGGCCCTGGAGCTCCCCGAGTCTTCCTGATCCGAGAGGGAATCGGCTGAGAGGCTCTTCTGGAGCAGCAAGAGCCCGGGGAAGGGGGCCGGGGACCCCTGAGGAGTCTTGCAGAGAGAGCAGCCGAGGGCGTCGTAAGGGGAGGCAGCGGCTCCTCCGGGGAGGCAAAGGGTGCACGAGGCGAAGCGAGGAGGGGAAGGCAGTGAGCCCAAGGGGAAAGGGGGCTCCCCGGAGCTGAGGCTGTGGCGGAGGGGCTGGGGGGGCCGCGGCGGTGGGCGGCGCTCCTCAGCATTGTGGATGAAGTGGCAGCGGGCGCCGTACGGGCAGATGCCGGAGGTGTGGAAGGTGCGGCACGGCTCCGTCTTGTACTTGGGGTGGCGGCTGAGCCCCCGCAGCTCCCCGGCGCCGTGGGCAAACTGGCATTTGCCCCCGTACTTGCAGGCGCCGCTTTCTTCAAAGGTGCGGCAGAGCTCTGTCTTGTAGCGCGAGGAGACCGCTTTGGCCTCGCCCTGGCACCCCTCGATCAAGCTCACTGACCGATCCGCCCGGAAGGGGATACGCTGCAGGCTGGTGCGGGGCAGCTTGGCGTCCCGACCCCATTCCCCCTGGATGGGCCACGCCGGGTCGCCCCCATCAGCGGCCACAAGGGGGGCGAGGGCTTCCTCCAGGCGCTCTACCGCACCGCCATGGGAAGCGGCGAGGGCGACGGGGCAGGCCGAGAAGGTCCGCTGGAATCCCGGGGGGGTCCTGGCGTCCGCACGGACGTTCTCCTGCACGTTCAGGCTCAAAAAAGTCTgcgaggggaaggagagggagagagtgaATGCCTGCAAACGAGGAAAACCAGGAGGCTTTGGGGACACCACAAAGAAATCAAAGTTTAGCCAACACTTAAAAACTACAACCGGAAGCTGTCAAAAGGATTGGAAAAAACACAGGGCTTGCTGGCATCGTCTCTATTGCCCTGTTCCAAGGGGTTTTTTTGCTACTGGCCCTGCTGCCCTGATGTCACAGgattgcccgctctgggttgtgaaattcctgaagatttgggggtggagcctggagaagatgggatttggagaggggagggacctggggggggtataatgccatgcagtccaccttcctaagcagcCTTTTTCACCCGGGGAATTGATCCCTGTTGTAAtgaaggttgccaggtcacttggattggtgggcaattgcctgccgatcCATCAGCCGGCCCAGGAGTGgggatcatgtgtgtgtgtgcagccacACGCGCATGCATGATCTCCATCCCAactctgccccaaagacctcccacaggaggagaggggggaccaggcaaccctagttgcaattcTGGAAAATTTAACCACTAAAgcttggattcaaacaataagatattggctcaaattatatttccaaactgagccaggttcccttttaaacCTTTTGAAAAGGGAACTTCACTACTCTTCATGGGACATATTAATTAGATTTAAACattgtcaaattggaattgatttagataacctTACTCTAGCCAATGcatcttatatttttaaaagaattaaacaaCGTCTCCTGGATGTAGAACTGCAGAATCTTAACCCAGCTCTACCCTTCATCTGTTCTCCTGCAGCTTTAGGCCTTAATAACGACTTGGGCAAAATGGCTAGGTACGGTATTTGGATATCTTCAGATCCCCAGGCACGAACGCTTATGCCCATGTGGTTTAAATTTGCTTGATACAATTGatcacatccttttagattgccctctttacgtgactctgcgggataaacggttatttactttgctccagtccatgagatacaggagcaatgaagtgaaatgtaaatttctcttgagtgatcaggatcctaaaattacggctactgtggctgaatttcttacaggagttcttaaagaacaagaaaagttttattaacccgaattgtgaattatatgtattgtcctttggaggtatattgttgttttatttttgttctctggcatgcccataaaggttaatgatgatgatgatgaattctggaaaatctccagagcccacctggagactggcagcccTAGGGCCAGGCAAGAGGCATGCCTATTGGCTTAGCCTCTCATTCCCAAAAGGAGACAGAAGAGCCAAGAGAAATTCTCCCAAGTAGGCATGGAAGAAGGGCAGGGGTTCaggaacaggtagggttgcccggtccctcttcgtcaccagtgggaggttttggggcggagcctgaggagggcggggtttggggaggggagggacttcaatgccatagagtccaatggccaaagaggccattttctccaggggaactgatctctatcggctggagatcagttgtaatagcaggagatctccagctactacctggaagttaaagTATAGATATACTAAACAATtgatacgtatgctgaataacgttagttgaaaaaaataaacagcaccacagctcaagcAACTAATAAAATGCAATGCAATTTTACAATTCTTAGAAATTTATACTAAAATAAACATTCAAATGCAGAGAGACAAATTCCAGAGAGACTAATTCCATACAGGATATAACAAAATTGAGGCTTGAAATTTGCAGCAGCCTAATATTAAATAAGAGAGTCCAACAGAAGACTGGTTAATGTTCACCAAAAATTCTCCTGGCAGTTTTCTGTTGGACTCTCTTATATTTTGAAGGACTGAAAAGCAACTGCTGTTGCCAGGAGAATTTTTGCCAGGAGAATTAGTCTCTCTGGAAGTTGTCTCTCTGCATTTGAATGTTTATTTTAGTATAAATTTCTAAGAATTGTAAAATTGCATTGCATTTTATTAGTTgcttgagctgtggtgctgtttattttttccaactacctggaagttggcaaccctaggaacagggCCGGGGCAAAAGGTCTGCCATCCCTGTGGGAAGAGCCCTCGCTCGTTTCCTTAAGATGGTTAAAGCGCCCAGTGCACCCACAATTCAGCAGCATGGCTCTGTGttcaaagtggtttgccatttccaggGATCCCCCCTCCAGGGCCTGGCAATTCTCCCGCTAAGCGATCTGGAGGGGAAGCGATTTGCGGACTTCCATTGGCCTAATTGTTTGCGCTGCCTGGTCCAGCGGATGCCCTCCGCGGCGCCTGAGCCCAGGCGAGGTGCCCTGGTCCTCTCCTGAGTTTTAATCAAAAAGGACAGGTTCTCCGCAACCAGATTCTTCTGAAATCCCTGGCTGGAGCTGGCTTGCAGAACAGGCAGCCGTCAAGCAAGAGGCAGCCCCGTCTGGTCACCAGCAGGCCGGCTGACCCCTGGCTCGCAAGCAAGCCCCCTCCAGAGCTGCAGAGCCAGCCAGAATCGGATTGCAAAGCCCTGCCCAGCCAGAGGGCTGATGGAAACCACAAGGCCTGCCGGGCCTGGCTCACACATGCAGGAGTGGCAGCTAGGGATgacaggcttgccaacctccaggtggtggctggagatctcctggggttaccactgatctccaggcaacctggagaacatggccactttggcagggggactctacggtattataccccactgaagttcctcccctccccaaacccagccctcctcaggctccacccccactacCTCCAAGtcattcccaacccagagctggcaaccctaggggatgaGGAGGGAGCCGAGATGCTCTAGCAGAAAGAGGATCATGTTCTGGAAACATGCTAAAAACTCCAGTGTTAAAAACTCCTGCCAACAGAAAACCAAaacagccaggggaggggaggtccCCTTCCACGGTGCcctgacccaggttcgaatccccactcctcactggaagcttgctgggtgaccttgggccagtcacactgtctcagcctaatctacctcacaggattgttgtaaggatagaaCGGAGAAGAGGAAAACTATTTGAGCCCCTTTGGGCTCCCGTTGGAAAGATGGGCTAGAAGTGAGGTAAATAAACACCACCAAGAGCCTGCCCTGAGCACCTTTCGCAGTGAACCTCTGCAGCTACCTTAGCCCCAGTTGGACCCTGGCTTCAGCAGACTTGGTCATTATTGCTTGCccgggctggcagcagctctccaggatctcaggcagagaaaggccttttccCCAGACTGTCTCCAGGGGATGCTGCCGGGGACTGAAACCGAGACTGTTGGCCAGCAAAGTAACGCTCAACTGCTGAATTGCAACCCCTTCCCAATTCCCTGTTTTATACAGATCAGATCTGTTAGATTGCTGCAAGCTGCCTGGGAAGGGGCAATTTTTGGCTAAGGAGAGCTTCAAAATGCAACCAACCGACACACATGCAAGGGAAACCAACATGCAAACCCCTGGGACTGCATCGGCTCACACCCACTCTTCTTTGCCATGGCCATGCCAACCGAGGTTCATAAAtagagtggtggctggagatttcccactattacaactgatctccagccgatagagaacagttcacctggagaaaatggccgctttggcaattggactctatggcattggagtccctcccctccccaaaccccgccctcctcaggctccaccccaaaaatctccaggtatttcccaacccggagctggcaaccctactcataaatgatctggacaTAGGGGTGAGCAGCAtagtggccaagtctgcagaGGGCACAAAAtgattcaggatggtgaaaacccaAGATGAACGTGGAGAGCTCCAGGAGGTTCACCAGAAATTGTGTGAGTGGGCAACAACGTGGGAAAGTAAGTTCAGCGTTGGTAAGCGTAAGGTGATGCAcagtggaacaaaaaaaaatcccaacttcaggtataggctaatggggtctggactgagactgagagggaaagagacctctTGAGGTTGTAGCAGCTAGCGCAAAGAAAGTGTCAACCCCGTGTGCTGTGCCGCTCAAAAAAGCAGACTTTATGTCAGGGATTGTTAGgaaaaggattgaaaataaaacagccaatattgtaatgcccctgtatagatctatggtgcagcctcatttgaaaTATTGTGTGTAGTTCTAGTCACTGTATTTCTTACCCCCCTTTCCCTCCGGGGCCCAGCTGGCAGTGGTGCCAGCCCTGGAGAGGGGATGACAGAACCCTCTCCTggctactttggggggggggggttgctgaagGGCCCCAGACCCACTTCTCACAGTGGCCCTCTGGGGTTAGCTACCGTGTCAAGCGGGCCAAAGGGGCCCCGTGACCACAACATCGCACAAGCGCCAGGCTATTTCTGGGTAGGAAACACATCCGCGTGTGACACGGCTGGGTCTGCTCATGGGCAGGGGAAAACCCTGGGTGCAAATCTACCTGGCACGTTTTTGAGCCCACCCTTCCTCTCCAAAGATTTCGCCCTGACAAcccccctgcgaggtaggttaggctgggaaagCATGAGTTGCCCGGGGGGCtcccaggaagcttccatagcagaggggGGAGTTTGAAGGTAGGACTCCTAGATCCTAGCcgcccccctacacacacactacccaccaccaccaccaaactggTTTGCAATTGTTACACTAGAGCCAGGTCCTGGTTTTATCTCCAAGAGGACCATATGTTACAGGTCAATACTCCTGTTGCCCGGGAAGCAGACAGAAGACAGCAGGAAGGAAAGGAGGCAAgcgtctcaccccccccccattcccctcccctccaaatttCAATGGAAATTTCCACCCTGGGCGCTGCTGCATGCCGACACAGACCCAAACCCTCCGGGCCCCACGCCAAACGCAGCCGGCCG
It contains:
- the LOC130474324 gene encoding mRNA decay activator protein ZFP36L2-like gives rise to the protein MPSDILSPFVELDDALCKTFLSLNVQENVRADARTPPGFQRTFSACPVALAASHGGAVERLEEALAPLVAADGGDPAWPIQGEWGRDAKLPRTSLQRIPFRADRSVSLIEGCQGEAKAVSSRYKTELCRTFEESGACKYGGKCQFAHGAGELRGLSRHPKYKTEPCRTFHTSGICPYGARCHFIHNAEERRPPPRPPQPLRHSLSSGEPPFPLGSLPSPPRFASCTLCLPGGAAASPYDALGCSLCKTPQGSPAPFPGLLLLQKSLSADSLSDQEDSGSSRASSGSASPGLGPSGRRLPIFSRLSISDD